From Camelina sativa cultivar DH55 chromosome 20, Cs, whole genome shotgun sequence, the proteins below share one genomic window:
- the LOC104771960 gene encoding lysine-specific demethylase JMJ706-like isoform X1, translating to MAERRICLSKETKDGLEYLKRKRLQKMRSDSVNETVSFSTVARSGGDALRPPSASCGTRLRVTSSDTLSKVNGASTGKGGLLKGKVEKIETDDLKWTERLPECPVYRPTKEEFEDPLTYLQKIFPEASKYGICKIVSPLTATVPAGAVLMKEKSNFKFTTRVQPLRLAEWDSDDKVTFFMSGRTYTFRDYERMANKVFARRYCSGGSLPDSFLEKEFWKEIACGKTETVEYACDVDGSAFSSAPGDPLGSSKWNLNKVSRLPKSTLRLLETSIPGVTEPMLYIGMLFSMFAWHVEDHYLYSINYQHCGASKTWYGVPGSAALKFEKVVKECVYNDDILSTNGEDGAFDVLLGKTTIFPPKILLDHNVPVYKAVQKPGEFVVTFPRAYHAGFSHGFNCGEAVNFAMGDWFPFGAIASCRYAHLNRVPLLPHEELICKEAMLLNSSSKSENLDFTPTELSGQRSIKTAFVHLIRFLHLARWSLMKSGLCTGLVSNTYGTIVCSLCKRDCYLAFINCDCYSHLVCLRHDIKKLDLPCGTMRTLFLRDNIEVLEAAAKKFEKEDGLSDVTTNDENLYMYPSSITLAAAKEDGYSPYSTIYFDFNIEGEMTSDDQLQYGNPVMSCEANASCISSVADDYECSDYVNRRANCSSSSDSKLSEEVACSNNKKTRFFPAVQDERLVEDEESDGSDFESFRVKRRSSLKFENRTVVLDARDTDHHQELKRLKKSHHHEGRYSSSSSISRQEEEEEEEVLVISNRKETQQSDVKMQKKMENHFGGFKRLKVKGLVKP from the exons GCGGAAAGGAGGATCTGTTTGTCGAAAGAAACCAAGGATGGGTTAGAATATCTGAAACGTAAAAGGCTTCAAAAAATGAGATCAGACTCTGTTAATGAAACAGTAAGCTTCAGTACAGTGGCTAGAAGTGGAGGTGATGCTTTGAGACCACCTTCTGCGTCTTGTGGAACGAGATTACGGGTCACTTCTAGTGACACGTTATCTAAAGTGAATGGGGCATCTACTGGTAAAGGTGGCTTGTTGAAGGGAAAAGTGGAGAAGATTGAGACTGATGATCTGAAATGGACCGAGAGGCTTCCAGAATGTCCTGTCTACAGACCAACAaaggaggagtttgaggatccTTTGACGTATTTGCAGAAGATATTCCCAGAAGCTTCAAAATATG GTATCTGCAAGATCGTATCTCCGTTGACAGCAACAGTTCCTGCAGGCGCTGTGTTGATGAAAGAGAAATCAAACTTTAAATTCACTACCAGAGTACAACCACTTCGTCTTGCTGAGTGGGATTCTGATGATAAAGTTACATTCTTCATGAGTGGGAG GACCTACACATTTCGCGATTATGAGAGGATGGCGAACAAGGTATTTGCACGTAGATATTGCAGTGGTGGCTCTTTGCCCGACTCATTCTTGGAGAAAGAATTCTGGAAGGAAATTGCGTGTGGCAAGACTGAAACAGTTGAGTATGCGTGTGATGTAGATG GTAGCGCATTTTCATCTGCACCAGGTGACCCACTAGGAAGCAGCAAATGGAACTTGAAT AAAGTTTCAAGGCTGCCAAAGTCTACTCTGCGTCTTCTTGAAACATCCATTCCG GGAGTTACTGAACCCATGCTTTACATCGGAATGCTGTTTAGTATGTTTGCCTGGCATGTGGAGGACCATTATTTGTACAG CATTAACTACCAACATTGTGGAGCATCAAAAACTTGGTATGGGGTTCCAGGTTCTGCAGCTCTAAAATTTGAAAAGGTAGTTAAAGAGTGCGTGTACAATGATGATATTCTATCTACTAATGGAGAAGATGGAGCCTTTGACGTACTTCTAGGGAAGACAACTATATTCCCACCAAAGATTCTGTTGGATCATAATGTGCCTGTATACAAGGCTGTACAGAAACCTGGAGAATTCGTCGTCACATTCCCTAGGGCTTATCATGCTGGTTTCAGCCACG GTTTTAATTGTGGCGAGGCAGTGAACTTTGCGATGGGTGACTGGTTTCCTTTTGGAGCTATTGCTAGTTGCCGCTATGCTCATCTTAACAGAGTACCATTGCTTCCTCATGAAGAATTGATTTGTAAAGAAGCAATGCTCTTAAACTCAAGTTCCAAATCCGAGAATCTGGATTTTACACCTACGGAATTGTCAGGACAACGAAGCATCAAGACTGCGTTTGTACACCTGATTCGTTTTCTTCATCTCGCTCGATGGTCTTTAATGAAGTCAGGATTATGCACAGGCCTTGTTTCTAATACGTATGGAACCATCGTCTGCAGTTTGTGTAAACGGGATTGCTATTTGGCATTTATCAACTGTGATTGTTACTCACATCTCGTCTGTCTCCGTCATG ATATTAAAAAGCTTGACCTTCCATGCGGGACAATGCGAACTCTTTTCTTGAGGGATAACATTGAAGTCCTGGAAGCTGCTGCAAAGAagtttgagaaagaagatggaCTTTCAGATGTGACTACAAATgatgaaaatttatatatgtatccaTCATCAATCACACTTGCAGCTGCGAAAGAAGACGGATATTCACCGTATTCCACTATATACTTTGATTTCAATATCGAGGGAGAGATGACATCTGATGACCAATTGCAATATGGAAATCCTGTCATGAGCTGTGAAGCAAACGCTTCATGTATCTCCTCAGTTGCTGATGATTATGAATGCTCTGATTAC GTAAATAGACGAGCTAACTGTAGCAGCAGTAGTGATTCAAAGCTCTCAGAAGAAGTAGCATGcagcaataacaaaaaaactcgGTTCTTCCCTGCAGTTCAAGATGAACGACTTGTTGAGGATGAAGAAAGTGATG GTTCTGATTTCGAGAGTTTCAGAGTCAAACGCCGTTCTTCGTTAAAGTTTGAGAACAGAACAGTTGTTCTCGACGCAAGAGATACCGACCATCATCAG GAACTAAAGAGACTAAAGAAATCGCATCACCACGAAGGAAGATATAGTAGTAGCAGTAGTATCAGtaggcaagaagaagaagaagaagaagaagtgttagTAATTTCAAACAGGAAAGAAACACAGCAAAGTGACGTGAAGAtgcagaagaagatggagaatcaTTTTGGTGGCTTTAAACGTCTGAAAGTGAAAGGGCTAGTAAAGCCGTAA
- the LOC104771960 gene encoding lysine-specific demethylase JMJ706-like isoform X3 has translation MAERRICLSKETKDGLEYLKRKRLQKMRSDSVNETVSFSTVARSGGDALRPPSASCGTRLRVTSSDTLSKVNGASTGKGGLLKGKVEKIETDDLKWTERLPECPVYRPTKEEFEDPLTYLQKIFPEASKYGICKIVSPLTATVPAGAVLMKEKSNFKFTTRVQPLRLAEWDSDDKVTFFMSGRTYTFRDYERMANKVFARRYCSGGSLPDSFLEKEFWKEIACGKTETVEYACDVDGSAFSSAPGDPLGSSKWNLNKVSRLPKSTLRLLETSIPGVTEPMLYIGMLFSMFAWHVEDHYLYSINYQHCGASKTWYGVPGSAALKFEKVVKECVYNDDILSTNGEDGAFDVLLGKTTIFPPKILLDHNVPVYKAVQKPGEFVVTFPRAYHAGFSHGFNCGEAVNFAMGDWFPFGAIASCRYAHLNRVPLLPHEELICKEAMLLNSSSKSENLDFTPTELSGQRSIKTAFVHLIRFLHLARWSLMKSGLCTGLVSNTYGTIVCSLCKRDCYLAFINCDCYSHLVCLRHDIKKLDLPCGTMRTLFLRDNIEVLEAAAKKFEKEDGLSDVTTNDENLYMYPSSITLAAAKEDGYSPYSTIYFDFNIEGEMTSDDQLQYGNPVMSCEANASCISSVADDYECSDYVNRRANCSSSSDSKLSEEVACSNNKKTRFFPAVQDERLVEDEESDGSDFESFRVKRRSSLKFENRTVVLDARDTDHHQELKRLKKSHHHEGRYSSSSSISRQEEEEEEEVLVISNRKETQQSDVKMQKKMENHFGGFKRLKVKGLVKP, from the exons GCGGAAAGGAGGATCTGTTTGTCGAAAGAAACCAAGGATGGGTTAGAATATCTGAAACGTAAAAGGCTTCAAAAAATGAGATCAGACTCTGTTAATGAAACAGTAAGCTTCAGTACAGTGGCTAGAAGTGGAGGTGATGCTTTGAGACCACCTTCTGCGTCTTGTGGAACGAGATTACGGGTCACTTCTAGTGACACGTTATCTAAAGTGAATGGGGCATCTACTGGTAAAGGTGGCTTGTTGAAGGGAAAAGTGGAGAAGATTGAGACTGATGATCTGAAATGGACCGAGAGGCTTCCAGAATGTCCTGTCTACAGACCAACAaaggaggagtttgaggatccTTTGACGTATTTGCAGAAGATATTCCCAGAAGCTTCAAAATATG GTATCTGCAAGATCGTATCTCCGTTGACAGCAACAGTTCCTGCAGGCGCTGTGTTGATGAAAGAGAAATCAAACTTTAAATTCACTACCAGAGTACAACCACTTCGTCTTGCTGAGTGGGATTCTGATGATAAAGTTACATTCTTCATGAGTGGGAG GACCTACACATTTCGCGATTATGAGAGGATGGCGAACAAGGTATTTGCACGTAGATATTGCAGTGGTGGCTCTTTGCCCGACTCATTCTTGGAGAAAGAATTCTGGAAGGAAATTGCGTGTGGCAAGACTGAAACAGTTGAGTATGCGTGTGATGTAGATGGTAGCGCATTTTCATCTGCACCAGGTGACCCACTAGGAAGCAGCAAATGGAACTTAAAT AAAGTTTCAAGGCTGCCAAAGTCTACTCTGCGTCTTCTTGAAACATCCATTCCG GGAGTTACTGAACCCATGCTTTACATCGGAATGCTGTTTAGTATGTTTGCCTGGCATGTGGAGGACCATTATTTGTACAG CATTAACTACCAACATTGTGGAGCATCAAAAACTTGGTATGGGGTTCCAGGTTCTGCAGCTCTAAAATTTGAAAAGGTAGTTAAAGAGTGCGTGTACAATGATGATATTCTATCTACTAATGGAGAAGATGGAGCCTTTGACGTACTTCTAGGGAAGACAACTATATTCCCACCAAAGATTCTGTTGGATCATAATGTGCCTGTATACAAGGCTGTACAGAAACCTGGAGAATTCGTCGTCACATTCCCTAGGGCTTATCATGCTGGTTTCAGCCACG GTTTTAATTGTGGCGAGGCAGTGAACTTTGCGATGGGTGACTGGTTTCCTTTTGGAGCTATTGCTAGTTGCCGCTATGCTCATCTTAACAGAGTACCATTGCTTCCTCATGAAGAATTGATTTGTAAAGAAGCAATGCTCTTAAACTCAAGTTCCAAATCCGAGAATCTGGATTTTACACCTACGGAATTGTCAGGACAACGAAGCATCAAGACTGCGTTTGTACACCTGATTCGTTTTCTTCATCTCGCTCGATGGTCTTTAATGAAGTCAGGATTATGCACAGGCCTTGTTTCTAATACGTATGGAACCATCGTCTGCAGTTTGTGTAAACGGGATTGCTATTTGGCATTTATCAACTGTGATTGTTACTCACATCTCGTCTGTCTCCGTCATG ATATTAAAAAGCTTGACCTTCCATGCGGGACAATGCGAACTCTTTTCTTGAGGGATAACATTGAAGTCCTGGAAGCTGCTGCAAAGAagtttgagaaagaagatggaCTTTCAGATGTGACTACAAATgatgaaaatttatatatgtatccaTCATCAATCACACTTGCAGCTGCGAAAGAAGACGGATATTCACCGTATTCCACTATATACTTTGATTTCAATATCGAGGGAGAGATGACATCTGATGACCAATTGCAATATGGAAATCCTGTCATGAGCTGTGAAGCAAACGCTTCATGTATCTCCTCAGTTGCTGATGATTATGAATGCTCTGATTAC GTAAATAGACGAGCTAACTGTAGCAGCAGTAGTGATTCAAAGCTCTCAGAAGAAGTAGCATGcagcaataacaaaaaaactcgGTTCTTCCCTGCAGTTCAAGATGAACGACTTGTTGAGGATGAAGAAAGTGATGGTTCTGATTTCGAGAGTTTCAGAGTCAAACGCCGTTCTTCGTTAAAGTTTGAGAACAGAACAGTTGTTCTCGACGCAAGAGATACCGACCATCATCAG GAACTAAAGAGACTAAAGAAATCGCATCACCACGAAGGAAGATATAGTAGTAGCAGTAGTATCAGtaggcaagaagaagaagaagaagaagaagtgttagTAATTTCAAACAGGAAAGAAACACAGCAAAGTGACGTGAAGAtgcagaagaagatggagaatcaTTTTGGTGGCTTTAAACGTCTGAAAGTGAAAGGGCTAGTAAAGCCGTAA
- the LOC104771960 gene encoding lysine-specific demethylase JMJ706-like isoform X2, with translation MAERRICLSKETKDGLEYLKRKRLQKMRSDSVNETVSFSTVARSGGDALRPPSASCGTRLRVTSSDTLSKVNGASTGKGGLLKGKVEKIETDDLKWTERLPECPVYRPTKEEFEDPLTYLQKIFPEASKYGICKIVSPLTATVPAGAVLMKEKSNFKFTTRVQPLRLAEWDSDDKVTFFMSGRTYTFRDYERMANKVFARRYCSGGSLPDSFLEKEFWKEIACGKTETVEYACDVDGSAFSSAPGDPLGSSKWNLNKVSRLPKSTLRLLEISIPGVTEPMLYIGMLFSMFAWHVEDHYLYSINYQHCGASKTWYGVPGSAALKFEKVVKECVYNDDILSTNGEDGAFDVLLGKTTIFPPKILLDHNVPVYKAVQKPGEFVVTFPRAYHAGFSHGFNCGEAVNFAMGDWFPFGAIASCRYAHLNRVPLLPHEELICKEAMLLNSSSKSENLDFTPTELSGQRSIKTAFVHLIRFLHLARWSLMKSGLCTGLVSNTYGTIVCSLCKRDCYLAFINCDCYSHLVCLRHDIKKLDLPCGTMRTLFLRDNIEVLEAAAKKFEKEDGLSDVTTNDENLYMYPSSITLAAAKEDGYSPYSTIYFDFNIEGEMTSDDQLQYGNPVMSCEANASCISSVADDYECSDYVNRRANCSSSSDSKLSEEVACSNNKKTRFFPAVQDERLVEDEESDGSDFESFRVKRRSSLKFENRTVVLDARDTDHHQELKRLKKSHHHEGRYSSSSSISRQEEEEEEEVLVISNRKETQQSDVKMQKKMENHFGGFKRLKVKGLVKP, from the exons GCGGAAAGGAGGATCTGTTTGTCGAAAGAAACCAAGGATGGGTTAGAATATCTGAAACGTAAAAGGCTTCAAAAAATGAGATCAGACTCTGTTAATGAAACAGTAAGCTTCAGTACAGTGGCTAGAAGTGGAGGTGATGCTTTGAGACCACCTTCTGCGTCTTGTGGAACGAGATTACGGGTCACTTCTAGTGACACGTTATCTAAAGTGAATGGGGCATCTACTGGTAAAGGTGGCTTGTTGAAGGGAAAAGTGGAGAAGATTGAGACTGATGATCTGAAATGGACCGAGAGGCTTCCAGAATGTCCTGTCTACAGACCAACAaaggaggagtttgaggatccTTTGACGTATTTGCAGAAGATATTCCCAGAAGCTTCAAAATATG GTATCTGCAAGATCGTATCTCCGTTGACAGCAACAGTTCCTGCAGGCGCTGTGTTGATGAAAGAGAAATCAAACTTTAAATTCACTACCAGAGTACAACCACTTCGTCTTGCTGAGTGGGATTCTGATGATAAAGTTACATTCTTCATGAGTGGGAG GACCTACACATTTCGCGATTATGAGAGGATGGCGAACAAGGTATTTGCACGTAGATATTGCAGTGGTGGCTCTTTGCCCGACTCATTCTTGGAGAAAGAATTCTGGAAGGAAATTGCGTGTGGCAAGACTGAAACAGTTGAGTATGCGTGTGATGTAGATGGTAGCGCATTTTCATCTGCACCAGGTGACCCACTAGGAAGCAGCAAATGGAACTTAAAT AAAGTTTCAAGGCTGCCAAAGTCTACTCTGCGCCTTCTTGAAATATCCATTCCG GGAGTTACTGAACCCATGCTTTACATCGGAATGCTGTTTAGTATGTTTGCCTGGCATGTGGAGGACCATTATTTGTACAG CATTAACTACCAACATTGTGGAGCATCAAAAACTTGGTATGGGGTTCCAGGTTCTGCAGCTCTAAAATTTGAAAAGGTAGTTAAAGAGTGCGTGTACAATGATGATATTCTATCTACTAATGGAGAAGATGGAGCCTTTGACGTACTTCTAGGGAAGACAACTATATTCCCACCAAAGATTCTGTTGGATCATAATGTGCCTGTATACAAGGCTGTACAGAAACCTGGAGAATTCGTCGTCACATTCCCTAGGGCTTATCATGCTGGTTTCAGCCACG GTTTTAATTGTGGCGAGGCAGTGAACTTTGCGATGGGTGACTGGTTTCCTTTTGGAGCTATTGCTAGTTGCCGCTATGCTCATCTTAACAGAGTACCATTGCTTCCTCATGAAGAATTGATTTGTAAAGAAGCAATGCTCTTAAACTCAAGTTCCAAATCCGAGAATCTGGATTTTACACCTACGGAATTGTCAGGACAACGAAGCATCAAGACTGCGTTTGTACACCTGATTCGTTTTCTTCATCTCGCTCGATGGTCTTTAATGAAGTCAGGATTATGCACAGGCCTTGTTTCTAATACGTATGGAACCATCGTCTGCAGTTTGTGTAAACGGGATTGCTATTTGGCATTTATCAACTGTGATTGTTACTCACATCTCGTCTGTCTCCGTCATG ATATTAAAAAGCTTGACCTTCCATGCGGGACAATGCGAACTCTTTTCTTGAGGGATAACATTGAAGTCCTGGAAGCTGCTGCAAAGAagtttgagaaagaagatggaCTTTCAGATGTGACTACAAATgatgaaaatttatatatgtatccaTCATCAATCACACTTGCAGCTGCGAAAGAAGACGGATATTCACCGTATTCCACTATATACTTTGATTTCAATATCGAGGGAGAGATGACATCTGATGACCAATTGCAATATGGAAATCCTGTCATGAGCTGTGAAGCAAACGCTTCATGTATCTCCTCAGTTGCTGATGATTATGAATGCTCTGATTAC GTAAATAGACGAGCTAACTGTAGCAGCAGTAGTGATTCAAAGCTCTCAGAAGAAGTAGCATGcagcaataacaaaaaaactcgGTTCTTCCCTGCAGTTCAAGATGAACGACTTGTTGAGGATGAAGAAAGTGATG GTTCTGATTTCGAGAGTTTCAGAGTCAAACGCCGTTCTTCGTTAAAGTTTGAGAACAGAACAGTTGTTCTCGACGCAAGAGATACCGACCATCATCAG GAACTAAAGAGACTAAAGAAATCGCATCACCACGAAGGAAGATATAGTAGTAGCAGTAGTATCAGtaggcaagaagaagaagaagaagaagaagtgttagTAATTTCAAACAGGAAAGAAACACAGCAAAGTGACGTGAAGAtgcagaagaagatggagaatcaTTTTGGTGGCTTTAAACGTCTGAAAGTGAAAGGGCTAGTAAAGCCGTAA